The Hevea brasiliensis isolate MT/VB/25A 57/8 chromosome 1, ASM3005281v1, whole genome shotgun sequence genome has a window encoding:
- the LOC131182996 gene encoding uncharacterized protein LOC131182996: MYFDGAMNKSGAGIGVVLEAPNGEQLLMSKRLCFPTTNNIAEYEACICGLEALIAVGAKKVEVFGDSMLVVSHVKGEWELKEEKLRPYLEYAKKLLFSFEEVTMKHMPRAQNQIADALATLASLWEKGDQKLTQPVILMRSRIPCYEGLIIAHLDLEDEMKWYEDIRRYLEVREYPQSANSRDRATIRRLATQFTLAGGQLYKRFFEGLLLLCVTKKQSEQIMEEVHAGVCGPHMNGRVLAGKILRLGYYWSTMDTDCAKFVKRCHECQIHGNLNHLSP, from the coding sequence ATGTACTTTGATGGGGCCATGAATAAGAGCGGAGCCGGTATAGGGGTAGTTTTGGAAGCACCGAATGGAGAACAATTGTTAATGTCAAAAAGGCTATGTTTCCCAACCACTAATAATATTGCAGAATATGAGGCTTGCATTTGTGGCCTGGAGGCATTAATAGCTGTTGGGGCTAAAAAAGTGGAGGTGTTCGGAGATTCAATGCTAGTGGTTTCCCATGTTAAAGGTGAAtgggaattgaaagaagaaaagttgaggccATACCTGGAGTATGCTAAGAAACTATTATTTAGCTTTGAGGAAGTGACAATGAAGCACATGCCTAGAGCTCAGAACCAGATAGCTGATGCTCTAGCCACGCTGGCATCCTTATGGGAGAAGGGTGATCAGAAGCTGACCCAGCCAGTTATCTTGATGAGGAGTAGAATCCCATGCTATGAAGGGTTAATAATAGCACATTTAGATCTAGAAGATGAGATGAAATGGTATGAGGACATAAGAAGATATTTAGAGGTAAGAGAATACCCACAGTCAGCCAATAGTagggatagagctacaattcgtagattagccactcagttcACTTTGGCTGGGGGGCAACTCTACAAAAGGTTCTTCGAAGGACTATTGCTCTTGTGTGTGACAAAAAAGCAGTCTGAGCAGATAATGGAGGAAGTACATGCAGGAGTGTGTGGTCCTCACATGAACGGAAGGGTATTAGCAGGCAAAATTTTAAGATTGGGCTATTACTGGTCTACCATGGATACTGACTGCGCTAAATTTGTGAAAAGATGCCATGAGTGCCAAATCCATGGGAATTTGAATCACCTATCGCCCTGA